Proteins found in one Triticum aestivum cultivar Chinese Spring chromosome 4D, IWGSC CS RefSeq v2.1, whole genome shotgun sequence genomic segment:
- the LOC123096191 gene encoding uncharacterized protein — MPRPSSKTPSSTSQSRRASPSPTPSPATAPRPKNPGAAAQRRRSPLSDLNSGDASAARAGCFRFLLSSASGSKPRCASTPRTPASGPMPRAEAKRLVAGAGRLPDQESRARAEQGPGREPRRRRDEPIGCRIRRVEPEKKQQGLARRQQQEHLEALTPERKADAGSNPSSGATPPIHASISPEVLAGGAATPACFAAGHHVVPGVRDRRKCRARGILDIAGEGTSEELDCEPSRASIHWLSSPSGEAGTCSTKCGKEASVIWLSSPRDEGAACLFDEEIFLPRCSSEDPFWQLSPDCTGLLGSPVLGGLLDFDTPASELSETTPSSGFLPVQRTPSTGDSISPFSLIVKRASSHSSRLSSLCAQRGLGSSYGYDSATDPTRVSGESWSENGSTGKCSGLARVSSRPLTRMDPVVECLEMMSLSPRPGDADYDQNDEDGALPATLPELSFQFAGASTPLESIDLSSFKRSPCDTELKGKEASFRKPASTEARISWREGLVSRIFDMGDLDCCQWLSDDEDGPLIPGNVEALPDTTLQPVNACCLQEDSKQSGFGSVEFGCSGGGLNYDSSKATPSPVQVAESMRAEGFELVSSDDSDWTLLYKNGLFET; from the coding sequence atgcccagGCCATCCTCCAAGACACCCTCCTCCACGTCCCAGTCCAGGAGGGCCTCCCCTTCGCCCACCCCTTCCCCGGCCACCGCGCCCAGGCCCAAGAACCCCGGCGCCGCGGCGCAGCGCCGCCGCAGCCCCCTGTCGGACCTCAACTCCGGGGACGCCTCCGCCGCGCGGGCCGGATGCTTCCgcttcctcctctcctccgcctCGGGCTCCAAGCCGCGGTGCGCGTCCACCCCGAGGACCCCCGCGTCCGGCCCGATGCCCCGCGCGGAGGCCAAGAGGCTCGTGGCGGGTGCCGGCCGTCTGCCGGATCAGGAGTCTAGGGCCAGGGCGGAGCAGGGGCCGGGTCGTGAACCCAGAAGACGGAGGGACGAGCCGATCGGTTGTCGGATCAGGAGGGTGGAGCCGGAGAAGAAGCAGCAGGGGCTGGCGAGGAGGCAGCAGCAGGAGCACCTCGAGGCCCTGACGCCGGAGAGGAAGGCGGACGCGGGCTCCAACCCGTCCTCTGGAGCGACGCCCCCGATCCACGCGTCGATCTCGCCGGAGGTGCTGGCCGGCGGCGCCGCGACGCCGGCGTGCTTCGCGGCCGGGCACCACGTCGTGCCAGGCGTCCGCGACCGGCGCAAGTGCCGGGCGAGGGGCATCCTTGACATCGCCGGCGAGGGCACCAGCGAGGAGCTCGACTGTGAGCCGTCCCGGGCGTCGATCCACTGGCTGTCCTCGCCATCGGGCGAGGCCGggacgtgttcgacgaaatgcggAAAGGAGGCGTCAGTCATCTGGCTGTCATCTCCACGCGATGAAGGTGCGGCGTGTTTGTTCGACGAAGAGATCTTCCTGCCGAGATGCTCATCGGAGGACCCattctggcaactctccccggacTGCACGGGGTTGCTGGGGTCGCCGGTCCTCGGAGGTCTGCTGGATTTTGACACGCCGGCATCGGAATTGTCCGAAACGACACCGTCATCTGGATTTCTTCCGGTGCAGAGGACACCGAGCACTGGTGACAGCATTAGCCCCTTCTCGCTTATTGTGAAGAGGGCATCATCGCATTCCTCTAGGCTAAGCTCCTTGTGTGCCCAACGAGGACTGGGCAGCAGCTATGGCTACGATTCGGCAACAGATCCGACACGGGTCTCTGGTGAGTCATGGTCGGAAAATGGCAGCACAGGCAAGTGCTCAGGGTTAGCGAGGGTTAGCAGTCGCCCACTAACAAGGATGGATCCGGTGGTAGAATGCCTCGAGATGATGAGTTTGTCCCCAAGGCCCGGGGATGCTGATTATGATCAAAATGATGAAGATGGTGCCCTGCCTGCTACATTGCCTGAGCTCAGCTTCCAGTTTGCTGGTGCTTCGACACCTCTGGAATCCATAGACTTGAGCTCTTTCAAGAGATCTCCTTGCGACACAGAATTGAAGGGGAAGGAGGCAAGTTTCCGGAAGCCGGCATCAACCGAGGCTCGGATATCTTGGCGAGAAGGGCTAGTTAGCAGAATATTCGATATGGGTGACTTGGATTGCTGCCAATGGTTGTCTGATGATGAAGATGGACCACTTATCCCGGGCAATGTCGAGGCGTTGCCCGATACAACTCTTCAGCCAGTTAACGCTTGTTGCCTGCAAGAGGATAGCAAGCAATCTGGGTTCGGGTCAGTCGAGTTTGGTTGCAGTGGTGGTGGATTAAATTATGACAGTAGTAAGGCCACTCCAAGCCCTGTTCAAGTGGCAGAGTCTATGAGAGCAGAAGGATTCGAGCTCGTCTCGTCCGATGACTCGGATTGGACTCTCTTGTACAAGAATGGCTTGTTTGAAACATGA
- the LOC123096190 gene encoding la-related protein 6B: MSQQDPAAAGEELPGGLSRSSSASRLNAQAPEFVPRVAAAPPPPAPVQPVIHVFAAPPPPPPASFFAAGPPPPPPRPPFEFYAAVGAAGPGFVAVPEHEMGAEQAVPPPPPPAQAHQQGRELTTDDVLHKITKQVEYYFSDINLATTEHLMRFISKDPEGYVPMSVVASFKKIKALVQNSSMLASALRTSSKLVVSEDGNRVKRVQPFTESDLEELQARIVVAENLPDDHCYQNLMKIFSSVGSVKTIRTCYPQTPNGSGPVTNRSAKLDMLFANKLHAFVEYETIEDAEKAIVVLNDERNWRSGLRVRLLNSCMAKGGKGKKGGHETDVHGEEDVSTSDQPNDKHSEETSQPSDAIGEHVSEESTGDTGRGRGRGRGRGGRGRGRGYHNNNQYHHNNHPQQQQHYQNSNNQGNNNRSGAHPVGTPPSSHPVKAEQQQTQSSPPAGANKQLPGPRMPDGTRGFSMGRGMPQTSTPSISTSEP, encoded by the exons atGTCGCAGCAGGATCCAGCTGCGGCCGGGGAGGAGCTGCCGGGGGGCCTCTCGCGGAGCAGCTCCGCCAGCCGGCTCAACGCGCAGGCGCCGGAATTCGTGCCGCGtgtcgccgcggcgccgccgccccccgcgccGGTGCAGCCCGTGATCCACGTCTtcgccgcgccgcccccgccgccgcccgcgtcgttCTTCGCCGCgggcccgcccccgcccccgccccggcCGCCGTTCGAGTTTTACGCGGCGGTCGGTGCTGCTGGCCCGGGCTTCGTTGCCGTGCCCGAGCATGAGATGGGGGCCGAGCAAgcggtgccgccgccgccaccgccggcacaGGCTCACCAGCAGGGGAGAGAGCTGACTACGGACGACGTGCTGCACAAGATCACCAAGCAG GTGGAGTATTACTTCAGTGATATAAACCTGGCCACTACAGAACATTTGATGAGGTTTATTTCTAAGGATCCTGAAGGATATG TACCGATGTCAGTTGTTGCTTCCTTTAAGAAAATTAAGGCTCTGGTGCAAAATAGTTCCATGCTTGCTTCAGCTCTTCGAACTTCATCAAAGCTT GTGGTTAGTGAAGATGGAAACAGAGTAAAGCGTGTACAGCCATTTACAGAATCAGATTTAGAGGAACTACAG GCCCGAATTGTTGTTGCAGAAAATCTTCCAGATGATCATTGTTACCAGAACCTTATGAAGATTTTCTCATCTGTTGGCAG TGTAAAGACAATCAGGACATGCTATCCTCAGACCCCAAATGGCAGTGGTCCAGTTACTAATAGATCTGCTAAACTAGATATGCTTTTTGCCAACAAG CTGCACGCTTTTGTTGAGTATGAGACTATTGAGGATGCTGAAAAAGCG ATTGTGGTGCTTAATGATGAGAGGAACTGGAGAAGCGGGCTTAGAGTTCGGTTGTTGAATTCTTGCATG GCTAAGGGAGGCAAAGGTAAGAAGGGTGGGCATGAAACTGATGTACATGGTGAGGAGGATGTTTCCACTTCTGATCAACCAAATGATAAACATTCAGAAGAAACATCTCAACCGTCAGATGCAATAGGAGAGCATGTT TCCGAGGAGAGCACTGGAGATACAGGCCGTGGGCGTGGCAGAGGCCGAGGGCGTGGAGGTAGAGGCAGAGGGCGTGGCTACCATAACAACAATCAATACCACCATAACAAccatccgcagcagcagcagcactacCAAAACAGCAACAATCAAGGTAACAACAACCGGAGTGGCGCCCATCCTGTCGGAACCCCGCCTTCCAGCCACCCAGTGAAGGCCGAGCAGCAGCAGACACAGTCATCGCCTCCCGCGGGAGCGAACAAACAGCTTCCAGGGCCGCGTATGCCAGACGGCACCCGTGGGTTCTCAATGGGCAGAGGAATGCCGCAAACATCGACGCCCAGCATATCGACTAGTGAACCTTGA